The Penicillium oxalicum strain HP7-1 chromosome V, whole genome shotgun sequence genomic interval GGAGGCTCATACGCCCCGGAATCACTGATGAGATGCCTTTCGGAACTAGAAGCAGGATTCGATAAAATTCGAAATGACCCCGAGTTCTGGGCTGAACTGCGATCTTACTACCCTTATATCGGAAGACCTGgacatctccatctggcAGATCGCCTCACTGAACACGTTGGAGGGGCCAACATTTGGTTGAAGCGTGAGGACTTGAATCATACCGGAAGCCACAAAATAAACAGTGCTCTAGGCCAGATTCTGCTTGCCCGTCGCTTGGGCAAAACCGAGATCATTGCCCAAACCGGCGCTGGCATGCATGGCGTAGCAACAGCTACAGTCTGCGCGAAATTCAACATGAAGTGTACCATCTTCATGGGAGCAGTGAGTCCACTGGCTTTTGAACTAGCATTACAAGTTAAAAACTGACTCGTTCTATAGGAAGATGTCAGAAGACAGGCACTCAACGTGTTCCGTATCAAGTTACTTGGTGCCGAGGTCATTCCCGTAGAGCAAGGCTCGCGAACTCTTCGAGATGCCGTCAACGAAAGTTTCCGAGTCTGGATTACGAGGGTAGATACAGCATACCACATCATCGGTTCTGCGATCGGACCACACCCTTTCCCAACAATTGTGCGTGAGTTTCAAACCGTCCTTGGCGAGGAGACCAAGGCCCAGATGCAGGAACTTAGGAACAAGCTGCCAGATGCAGTTGTTGCCTGCATTGGTGGAGGGAGCAATGCCATTGGAATGTTCTACCCTTTCATTGATTACCCAACAGTGAAGCTATTGGGACTCGAGGCTGGCGGTGATGGTCTAGATACGAAGAAGCATGCTGCCAGTCTGACTGGTGGCAGCAAGGGGGTCTTGCATGGAAGCAGGACATATGTGCTGCAGGATCAGCATGGCCAGATCCAAGATACTCACTCCATCTCAGCCGGCCTGGATTATGCTGGTGTTGGGTGAGTACAGCTTGCATTATCATTATCCGTTATTGTCCCTCTATTTCTAAAAATCTTCAAAGCTAACTTGCTGAACAGACCGGAATTGAGTTGCTGGAAGGACTCGGGACGTGCAGAATTTGCCGCCGTGACCGATGCTCAAGCTCTCCTTGGATTCAAGCTGCTCAGTGAGCTAGAAGGAATCATTCCCGCTCTTGAGTCTGCTCATGCTATATATGGTGGCGTTGAGCTGGccaaaaagatgaagaaggacCAGGATATTGTGATATGTGTTAGTGGAAGAGGGTAAGTCTTTCTCGCGAAGGGATTTGCATGTTCTTGACTTACTCTTTTGTACAGTGACAAAGATGTACAAAGCGTTGCAGACGAATTGCCCAGACTTGGGCCTCAAATTGGATGGGACTTGAGGTTTTAATGGGTTCTTTCCAGGATCAGTTGATGTTGCCGGTAGACCCCAATGGTCCTACAGAGGGTTTGCCACAGTCAGACTGGAAATTGAATCATCTGAGCTTGTTTTACATTTTTACCAGACCCTTCGCCAAtgacctttttttctgccgTGTTACTAAGAGCCCAAAATCCACGTCTTTCATCAAAAATCTCGTTCTGCTCCCTGTCCAGGTGTACCAGGTATGAATCAGATTCGGTTGTCTAGACGAGGCAACTAGCTCATTCATTGAGGCTCTAATCTCTTGTCAAAGAAAAGATATTGATGCAGTAATGGGAGTCCACAGGGACTTTGACACATGATGTAGTTTTGTTTCCTACAAATTCTCGATGGTCACCAGCGGAACTGTTGGAACCAAATTGAATCAATAATAATAAAGAGGATCTTTTGAAAACATCTCTATATAATACAGGGACGCGACCAGCGTGTTGCCGCACTATGTTGATTGAGAAAACCATAGTGAGGTCCAAGAGATATTTCCTTTTTCGTCAATCTAGAATTGATCGTCATGCCGAAGATCTGGAACGACAAATCCGAACAAATTCTGGAAATTGAATGATCCCATCATAGATGTATCAGCCATGCTGAGTTCCGGCGACATGGGGTAATGAAGATAATCTGTCGGCTCCCAGGTTTCGATGACATTGTGTTGCGCTTCAATATTGCCGTTCGCACCACTCGTGTCGCTGTTAAACTCTGCTGCTTTCTGTTCCTTGCGAGAAAAGGTCAACTTGTCAAGgtcatcgtcgtcttcgttGTTACAAGGAGCACATACCTCACTACGGACCTGATCAGATACAGGAAGTGCCATGTCTATCACACCAAGCGattgttcttgttcttgttgttgttgttgttgttgttgttgttgttgtcgctgtcgctgtcgctgctgctgctgctgctgctcctgctcTGGCTTCGAAGCAAAGTCCTTGACGTACTGCCTGGCAATTTGAGCAAACTCAGTCAATTGCGACGCGGGCAAAAAGCCACCTGATTTGTAGTCAAGTAGACTGAAATGTCCAGTTACTACATCCAACAACGATAGATTATTTCTTGTTTCTGGGTGTGTTGGGTTGTGCACAATAAAGTCGAATAGAATGAATAAGGCAGCGAGTGGTAGGACCGCCAGAATACTAGGTTTGAGGTTAGCCCTTTGTTTTTCTGGTTGCAATCTTCCAGACGGCAAGGTTGTACTGACTAGATCGGAGTATGCGCCGCCATTTCAACGTTCTTGCTTTCTTCCACAATAGCCCGCGCCGTGTCCATCAGCAGTCGTTTGCTTTCTTCCTGTTGACTGGATTGATCTTGCTTGCATATATGAATCTTGAGTCTGGCCAGTGCAATGACTAGGCCATAGTAGTTGAAGTTGATCCGAAGAACAGTCGTCCTGAAACTATGTGGGAGAGACGTGAGGACTGGCAATGGTCCTGAGCCTGCGGGttttccatcctttccaTCGGACGGCTTGCCCGGCCGGAATCTTAAGGGTATGCTCATTCGCCACCGCTCAAGACGGGACTCGATATTTTCAATCGCCACATGGTAGGCATCTGTCGATTGAATGGAGGCGCTCACAGAGAAGAGTGATGTGTAAGCCTGGGACAAGACGCGGCTGAAGCCAATTGCTGACAAAAACCAGTTGCAATTTCCAAAGACTGATTCTGGAACTTCAGGAATTGGACACCCAATATCGTAGTCAGGGATCATCTATGAGAATGGTCAATATCGAGCTGTGTTGAGTTGGCTAGTACGAGCAATCGTGCCAGTGCCAAAGGTCGGCTGCATCGCCTAGAAGAGCTACTACTAACCGAGCCTTTCTGGAAATTAAATCCCATATGTTTCTCCATGTAGTAGATTACCCAAAAGGTCCGATAACATGTGGCTCGGTGCCTGGAGTCTCCGACCCCTAGTGCTCGGTGATAGCCCAACAACTGAGCCATTCGTGCCGCTTCTGTGAGAAGAATTTCGTCGATCTGGATGCAGCAAGTGCTCATGGCAAATATTGACTTTGTAGTCGAGCCAGAGAAGTCGTTAGCTTTACTTGATATGTTTGTCCATAAGCTGCTTGAGCAGTCATTTATCTCACATACCATAGCGACCAACGCCTGTGTCATATTTGTTAGCTGAGAATATTAGCAAATGAAAACCAAACAATGCTCACCTGAAGATTCGTCAACGTCGCTTTTGGTGCGATGATATCTGAAACCAGACCAAGGGCTACCTGGAATAATTTCCATGCCTTTCCGCTTCCTGGATCAAAGGCTCCGCCTTCGTGATATTGGCATCCAAGAGCCATAACAGTGTAGTATAAAGCTGTGAAAGCATGACATGTGGTCAAAAGATAGGCTAAGTCAGGGCCAAAAACCTTGGCTTCAAAATCCACGCGGTCCAGAAACGGATATATCGGGTGAAGCTGTTGGAAATAAGCTTGGAAATTGGATTCAGCATTCTTTGATCAGCAATATCACCTGAAGGGTCATCTGAGCACTCACAGTCAATGTAtgactttgctttttccaaAGGGACTTGTTCAATATCAGAGGGCGTCCTGAAGGTAATTGGAGATATTGACGAGGGACCTTGGGCGAGAAGTCGAGTCCGAATGACGGACTCGATATTTTCTACCAGCTCACTCAGGCGATTGTTCCCTAGTCGATGAGATAAGGATCGGATACGTCGCTCGGAGAAAAATGCAAGACTGAAAGTGGTCACTTTTGCAGAAAGACACTTAAGTCAGCGAATTGCAAGTACTGATCATTTCTGGATCAATTTACCATCGTGTTCAGGTGCCTGTGTAAAAGAAAATCAGCATGACAAGTTGATCATCGTGTCCAATGCTAATTGACTGACCCTCAACAATAATGAGTTGTCTCTAAGCACGCCCGCGGAGCCGTGATTCTCCAACATACGGTCCATAAAGACCGGTGACAAGCCCACTTGAGGAGAGGTCCTCTCAATAACGGGGTCTGGGAGTGGATCATCATGCGATGTATTCCTTTCCGCGAGTGAGGAATCGTCGAAGCCATTTTCTCCACCTGTGACTAGAACCGAGGGTGTCAAAGAACTCAATCGCGCAGAAAGGACACAGATCTCTACATACGGCTCACGGTTGTACTTCGGACCCTAAGCTTTCGCTTGTTCAGGGTGAAATGACAggtttcatttcttttctaGAGTGATAGAGACATCATTTAGGGGGTCAGTAGTGATCAACGTGTCAGTTTCTTGACTTGCCTGGATGAATGGACAATTGACCTACAATGCATTGGATGCACCGGAAAGCTTCTCCAGGAGTCACTGTCACACCAGACGGTCAGAGGAGGATTCGCACGAGCACTGGACGAGCCTCGCGTTTATCCGAGTTCGAACGATCAACGTACTAATACATCGGACTTTGCGGCTCCTGCATCGGTCGCAAGACTTGCATGGTTTCGATTCGAGGCCTCGATCTTCACCACTGCTGGCCATGGCGACTGTCGGCGATGGCAATATTCGGAAATCGAGAAGTCTTCGGAATTGGCATGGACATTCGGATGTCCAGCTTGTCAATTAGAAGCAAAGTGAAGAGAGGCGCGATGACCAGGCTCGGTGCTCGGGAAAGCTGGAGATGAACGGTTCGGACTTCGGCGCTACTCCAGACTCCGCAGTCCGCACGGCGCAATTTGGCTTTCTGGTTGCTCCACCAGCTACAGCAAATCAACATACAACACCAGATGGGCAGAGTCGCTGGTTGTGACCTTCTAGCTATAAATCCGAGAGGCTTGACTTTGCGCCAGGTTGATCGCAAATATGGGGTGATGCCCAGTTGTGACTGTATTTTTCATTCGAGTCTTGGGCAAAGGCTACAGTCCTGTTTACCCTCACCCTAGAAGCCAACCGACACGCATCGATACCCGTCATCGTGCAGTTGCATTCATCTGTCCTGACACAcctcaatttttttttaacctGCGGGttcgaagaaaaagggaTTCTGTATGTCTGCTCCCaggaattgatcaagatctACCCTCTGAAGTCCTGGTAGGTCGGCGACTAATGCACCCAGCCACGAATACTCCTCTGAGCTAGGGTCAATGTGTGGAGTGGAACTAAGCGGGCCGTCGTCCTGTTGGTGTTCGATCAAAGCCTCGCTGAAGATCGCCAGGTCATCTTTCCTTCGTTGTTGGTGCAGCATCACGAGCAAGCAAGCGGTATTATAAGCTTCTCTCATAGTCTCAGTATCGTAAGTGGTCGCAACCAACTTCACAGTCTCCATCGCCTCAGGTAACATGGCGAGGGAGGGACGCGTGTCCATGACGAGAAGAACGCAGATGATATGAAAAGGCACATTTGCGGCGTGATGCCATGGGGAGCAGTTTGCAACCATAATTCGTGCGCTCTGTAATCCTTTCTTCAAAACGCCAAGGACCTCTGTCGCGAGGTCTGGTGAGATGTTAAGATTTTGAGTATGAAGGCGCCGCAGGATGCAAAGCACCAGATTGCACTGTGCCATGACCGACGGTGGCTGAGCATGAACACCGTTCAGCAGTCCCGACAGAGCAGAGGTGAGATCTGTCTCATTCTTCGGTTTGCTTGGATCAAGGCTGAGCGACACGGGGAGTAGCCGGAGAAGTTCAATAGTCAAGTCGTCTGGTTTGTGGGATGGAAGTGCGGGCAAGTCATTGTTCTGAAAGGAGACACGAGACAACCCCAGATCATATGAGGTCCATACGTTCAGATGATGCGCGATACCAACTATCCGCCTCTGGATGTCTGTATTTCCCTGCATTCGAGCCGGCAAGACTGATTGAGGCTCTGGGTGGAGTCCTGCAGCTTCGATCAGGTGCATCAAAGTGGAACTCGCAATCCATGTCGCGTGTGGAGTGTCTGTCATGCGTAGGTAGATCGAACGTAGTGTCCACCCTGTGAGTAGATCAATCGAGGGCGGACCGGACAGATGCTGCATATCCAGAATGTGACGGGCAGTCCGAACCAAATGTAGTTCGGGAATAGTCGCCTGTCGGTTGGAGAATAAGCACCCTAGAGCCGCCACACCGGCAAGCGTGCTGTCATAGATATCCCATGAGTTTTGATTTGACCATCGTAGATTGAGACGCTCGAAGAACACTTGCGGATCAATGAATCCATAGCAAAGATGCACTTTATCAAAGTAGACCTGAGCCATAGCTTTCATCTCTTCAAGTGCCAAGATCTCGACGATGGGCATTGTCGAGACGGACGACATGGGAGATGCACATTGTCGGGCACCAATGTTCCAGCTGAACAAATTGAGTTTAGGTGCTTTTGCTGGGTCGATTTTAAGGCCTAGCTTTCGGACAAACGCGGCCCCAGAATTGGCCTCGAGGCGACGAACAAGGTCGATTCGATCGGTATCAGTTGTTTCCAACGCATGCACATCACCCGCAGAACGCGCCCCCTGACTTGGagagtgatgatgatcaggcAGAGCATCTGGAGTCAACGCCTTGGATTTTCGTGACCGGCGCCGACGACGAGCCAGGTAGTAGCAGTCATATCCCCAAGAGATACAAGTGCTGCAGGGATCCCGTCCATCACACTTTCGCTTGCGTTCTCTGCATGGAATGCACGCCACGAGAGCACGTTTTCGCTTGGAAAGCTCTGGGGTACCGAGAGACGTATTCATCACGTTTTCATCACGTATCCGGTACAAGGTCTTGATCCAAGTACCGAGTCATTGACGGGGTTGAAGCTGCACAAGCGGCGGGTATTGCGGGCGCGACGGCACTAGCGGGTAAAGACGTCACCGTGAACTTGGCTCGCTGACCTCCACGAGGCCAGAATAAGGTTAAAGCGGCGATCGTTCTACACTCATGCCTCGGCCAAGTTGGAAGTCCCATTGTTTAAAGGGGGTTTATTGGACCCGAAAACGATCAAAAGATCTTGAACCTTCTCTGATCTACCTTTTTGAGTCATGTCTATGAAAATGGCGGCCAAAGTATTGTCAAGCTTTACTTGGGCCACCAGCCCTTTTATTGTAAGCGCACCGATGCGCGTCATGTCCGGTCCTGCCCTGGCAGTGGCCGTATCCCAAGCGGGAGGGTTGGGATTTATTGGCCCAGGCGCCAAGGCGCAGGACACTGAGACCGATCTTGAAGAAGCAAGAAAGCTCGTGGAACGAGCCCGGACCTCATCGACTGTTTTCGGAGAGTCTTCGCTCGGTGATCAAACCATCTTACCCGTGGGAATCGGCTACCAGCTCTGGGGAGACGATATCGAGGTTGCTGTCAGGGCGATCCAGCGCTTCAAACCCTGTGCTGCATGGCTTTACGCGCCCAAAACCGGCCCCCAGGAATTTGATGACTG includes:
- a CDS encoding Protein RDR1 encodes the protein MNTSLGTPELSKRKRALVACIPCRERKRKCDGRDPCSTCISWGYDCYYLARRRRRSRKSKALTPDALPDHHHSPSQGARSAGDVHALETTDTDRIDLVRRLEANSGAAFVRKLGLKIDPAKAPKLNLFSWNIGARQCASPMSSVSTMPIVEILALEEMKAMAQVYFDKVHLCYGFIDPQVFFERLNLRWSNQNSWDIYDSTLAGVAALGCLFSNRQATIPELHLVRTARHILDMQHLSGPPSIDLLTGWTLRSIYLRMTDTPHATWIASSTLMHLIEAAGLHPEPQSVLPARMQGNTDIQRRIVGIAHHLNVWTSYDLGLSRVSFQNNDLPALPSHKPDDLTIELLRLLPVSLSLDPSKPKNETDLTSALSGLLNGVHAQPPSVMAQCNLVLCILRRLHTQNLNISPDLATEVLGVLKKGLQSARIMVANCSPWHHAANVPFHIICVLLVMDTRPSLAMLPEAMETVKLVATTYDTETMREAYNTACLLVMLHQQRRKDDLAIFSEALIEHQQDDGPLSSTPHIDPSSEEYSWLGALVADLPGLQRVDLDQFLGADIQNPFFFEPAG
- a CDS encoding Tryptophan synthase, coding for MSDAIKQTFARCKAESRPTFVTFVTAGYPTVEESVDIILGLEAGGADIIELGVPFTDPFADGPTIQSANNKALANNVTIETTLQLVRESRKKGLRAPILLMGYYNPLLSYGEERLLNDCRQAGVNGFIVVDLPPHEAVKFRNYCTKGGLSYVPLLAPSTTESRLKLLCKLADSFAYVVSRMGVTGATGSLSSGLPDLLARIKLYSGNVPVAVGFGVSTREHFMSVANIADGVVIGSQIITTLTDAAPGERAKAAEQYCSMICGRKNPQSNQYQAVGDAVQIDEISQMNGAQEQHNRVHLNGTGQGNELQNSKIIIRTDDQLGAADKKAELIDKMEAMIESEGGDPELFSARFGEFGGSYAPESLMRCLSELEAGFDKIRNDPEFWAELRSYYPYIGRPGHLHLADRLTEHVGGANIWLKREDLNHTGSHKINSALGQILLARRLGKTEIIAQTGAGMHGVATATVCAKFNMKCTIFMGAEDVRRQALNVFRIKLLGAEVIPVEQGSRTLRDAVNESFRVWITRVDTAYHIIGSAIGPHPFPTIVREFQTVLGEETKAQMQELRNKLPDAVVACIGGGSNAIGMFYPFIDYPTVKLLGLEAGGDGLDTKKHAASLTGGSKGVLHGSRTYVLQDQHGQIQDTHSISAGLDYAGVGPELSCWKDSGRAEFAAVTDAQALLGFKLLSELEGIIPALESAHAIYGGVELAKKMKKDQDIVICVSGRGDKDVQSVADELPRLGPQIGWDLRF